From one Microbulbifer sp. A4B17 genomic stretch:
- a CDS encoding LysR family transcriptional regulator gives MQHLHQYLGHLYVFRLVIEQGSFQGAANQLGLPRSSVSKKLAQLEGFVDQRLLHRSTRQLRLTDAGAALLQATETMAQLMSNTEHLILSHQDEAVGRVKISCSTLMGQRYLLPSIPLLKQRYPKITFQVNLSDKVVNLLDEGVDIAIRTGHLPDSSLVARRIGEKRWGWFASPDYLENRGEPNSPDDLSQHQCLVFSNQTTTIDHWHFSNDDNEIKTIAIDPAMVVDDGRTLVELATMGQGIVMIDPLLVRSELVEGKLMSIFQQWRSPELQPIHLVCLGRSIRSKAVEVVWQALVEGLQRDLIQP, from the coding sequence ATGCAGCATCTACATCAATACTTGGGACATTTGTACGTTTTCCGGTTGGTCATTGAGCAAGGCAGTTTTCAGGGAGCAGCTAATCAGCTGGGCTTACCTCGCTCATCAGTCAGCAAAAAGTTGGCACAGCTGGAGGGGTTTGTTGATCAGCGTCTATTGCACAGAAGTACGCGGCAATTGCGCCTTACGGATGCCGGTGCTGCTTTGTTGCAAGCAACTGAGACTATGGCTCAGCTAATGAGCAATACCGAACACCTGATCCTCTCCCACCAGGATGAAGCTGTTGGTAGAGTTAAAATAAGTTGCTCTACCTTAATGGGGCAGCGGTACTTATTGCCATCCATACCATTACTAAAGCAACGTTACCCAAAAATTACTTTTCAAGTGAACTTAAGCGATAAGGTTGTGAACTTACTGGATGAAGGAGTTGATATTGCGATTCGCACGGGGCATTTGCCGGACTCTTCATTGGTAGCGCGCCGAATAGGTGAAAAGCGTTGGGGGTGGTTTGCCAGCCCGGATTATTTGGAGAATCGGGGTGAGCCTAATTCTCCAGATGATTTAAGCCAGCATCAATGCTTAGTGTTTAGTAACCAAACAACAACCATTGATCACTGGCACTTTTCTAACGATGATAACGAAATAAAGACTATTGCCATCGACCCGGCGATGGTGGTCGATGATGGTCGTACATTGGTTGAATTAGCTACAATGGGTCAAGGTATAGTTATGATTGATCCCCTTCTGGTGCGTAGCGAATTAGTAGAAGGTAAATTGATGTCTATCTTTCAGCAATGGAGAAGCCCTGAGTTGCAGCCGATCCATCTAGTGTGCTTGGGAAGGTCTATAAGAAGTAAAGCGGTAGAAGTAGTTTGGCAGGCATTGGTTGAGGGCTTGCAGAGGGATTTAATCCAGCCTTAA
- a CDS encoding ion transporter: protein MSSFSINTFPGLTQEQKRILNFFEVFSVVIFTFEYICRVYAAQNRLNFIFSFYGLIDLMAFLPFYMASGMDLRALRIVRLFQVFRVLKLLRYSKAVARFSRAFRMVKEELVLFGVTALILLYLSAVGIYYFESAAQPEQFKSIFHSLWWAVTTLTTVGYGDMYPVTLGGRIFTFFVLLIGLGVVAIPTGLVASALSKARLEDVESD from the coding sequence CTGTCTTCTTTTTCTATAAATACCTTTCCTGGCCTAACTCAAGAGCAGAAAAGAATTTTAAACTTTTTTGAGGTATTCTCAGTAGTAATATTCACTTTTGAGTATATATGCCGCGTTTATGCAGCTCAAAATAGGTTAAATTTTATCTTCAGCTTTTATGGTTTGATTGATCTTATGGCGTTCTTGCCATTTTATATGGCTTCAGGGATGGACTTAAGGGCGCTTAGAATTGTTCGCTTATTTCAAGTTTTTAGAGTTTTAAAATTGTTACGCTACAGTAAGGCTGTTGCTCGATTTAGCCGTGCATTTCGTATGGTTAAGGAGGAATTGGTATTGTTTGGTGTAACAGCTCTGATCTTACTTTATTTGTCTGCTGTAGGTATCTATTACTTTGAGAGCGCTGCTCAGCCGGAACAATTTAAATCTATCTTTCACAGTTTGTGGTGGGCAGTTACAACCTTGACCACTGTGGGTTATGGTGACATGTATCCAGTTACTCTCGGTGGGAGAATATTTACTTTCTTTGTGCTTTTGATTGGTTTGGGAGTGGTTGCAATTCCGACAGGGCTTGTCGCTTCTGCTTTATCTAAAGCCCGGCTTGAAGATGTAGAAAGCGATTAG
- a CDS encoding OsmC family protein, with protein sequence MDPIQWEMSSSTIVRKLDEDAHQVTFAPPHLDKVKQGQLLKFHAHINVEQMHEGHHLKKATIFSNVPNGGTWELICDEGTAVGGRGSAPSPIMYFSAGLALCLMSHIEMLAKLGEIKLKSVRLEQKTEFSTTLNFGGIKPEEVFGKGDRVEMHLIVESDEPEEKLVKFMHCCRQACMSLQTVSNATPVDTQLFINSKAIEFN encoded by the coding sequence ATGGACCCAATTCAATGGGAAATGTCTAGCTCTACTATTGTTCGCAAATTGGATGAAGATGCACACCAAGTAACCTTTGCACCACCACACCTCGATAAGGTGAAACAGGGCCAGCTACTGAAGTTTCACGCCCATATTAATGTCGAGCAAATGCACGAGGGGCATCATCTAAAAAAAGCCACCATATTCTCCAACGTTCCTAATGGCGGAACCTGGGAGCTTATCTGTGATGAAGGCACAGCAGTCGGCGGTAGAGGCAGCGCTCCATCTCCAATTATGTACTTCTCTGCAGGACTAGCCCTTTGCCTGATGTCTCACATCGAAATGCTGGCTAAACTTGGCGAGATCAAATTAAAAAGCGTAAGGCTAGAGCAAAAGACTGAGTTCTCAACCACTTTGAATTTTGGGGGTATCAAACCGGAAGAAGTCTTCGGCAAGGGTGACAGAGTGGAAATGCATTTGATTGTTGAAAGCGATGAGCCAGAAGAAAAACTTGTCAAATTTATGCATTGTTGCCGGCAAGCCTGTATGTCACTTCAAACCGTTTCTAATGCTACACCCGTTGATACCCAGCTGTTTATCAATAGTAAAGCGATTGAATTCAATTAA
- a CDS encoding 3-deoxy-7-phosphoheptulonate synthase gives MTTQQFDDLNVVSQEVLISPEMLKAELPISDAAETTVAKGRAAVRDILDRKDHRLMVVIGPCSVHDVDAAMDYAKRLRAIADKVSDTLLIVMRVYFEKPRTTVGWKGLINDPHLNDSFKIEEGLHIGRKLLLDVAELGLPTATEALDPISPQYLQDLISWSAIGARTTESQTHREMASGLSSAVGFKNGTDGGLEVAINALQSVANPHRFLGINKRGQVAIIHTAGNPYGHVVLRGGNDKPNYDSVSVAMCEQELRKSNIVPNIMVDCSHANSNKNHELQPLVVDNVTHQILDGNHSIIGIMVESNLKAGNQKILPNRSDMEYGVSVTDKCIDWETTESLLLGMAEQLREPLKSRAS, from the coding sequence ATGACCACACAGCAGTTCGACGACTTAAATGTTGTCTCCCAGGAAGTACTGATCAGCCCGGAGATGCTGAAAGCAGAACTCCCCATTAGCGATGCCGCTGAGACGACAGTCGCCAAAGGACGCGCCGCCGTGCGCGACATCCTAGATCGCAAAGACCACCGCCTGATGGTGGTTATTGGTCCTTGCTCCGTTCACGATGTGGACGCTGCAATGGATTATGCCAAGCGCTTAAGGGCAATAGCAGACAAGGTATCCGATACCCTGCTGATTGTAATGCGTGTCTATTTTGAGAAGCCCCGCACCACAGTTGGCTGGAAGGGGCTGATCAACGATCCTCACTTGAACGACTCATTCAAGATAGAGGAAGGACTGCATATCGGCCGCAAGCTACTGCTGGATGTCGCCGAGCTGGGGCTACCCACTGCGACAGAAGCGCTGGACCCGATCTCTCCCCAGTACCTGCAAGACCTGATCTCATGGTCTGCCATTGGTGCACGGACTACAGAGTCACAAACTCACCGGGAAATGGCCAGCGGGCTCTCCTCTGCCGTGGGCTTTAAAAACGGTACCGACGGCGGCCTGGAAGTGGCGATTAATGCCCTGCAGTCCGTTGCCAATCCCCACCGGTTCCTGGGTATTAACAAGCGCGGCCAGGTCGCAATTATCCACACCGCCGGCAATCCATACGGTCACGTTGTACTTCGCGGGGGAAATGACAAGCCCAATTACGACTCGGTGAGCGTCGCTATGTGCGAGCAGGAGCTGCGCAAATCCAATATCGTGCCAAACATAATGGTTGACTGCAGCCATGCCAACTCCAACAAGAATCACGAGTTACAGCCCCTGGTAGTCGACAACGTGACCCACCAAATTCTCGACGGCAACCATTCCATTATTGGCATTATGGTGGAAAGTAACCTTAAGGCCGGCAACCAGAAAATCTTGCCGAACCGCAGCGATATGGAGTACGGAGTTTCCGTTACGGATAAATGTATCGATTGGGAAACTACCGAGTCTCTGCTGCTGGGTATGGCCGAACAATTACGCGAGCCTCTAAAGTCACGCGCCTCTTAA
- a CDS encoding VOC family protein — protein MKMNYFVVGTNNRKASVKFYDSLFDGTGFTQLFADERMTFWRCEEFTFSVAEPFDGEKASNGNGTMVGFKVESIGEVERLYKKAIELGGTGEGEPNKRGSYFSAYVRDLDSNKLCFFE, from the coding sequence ATGAAAATGAACTATTTTGTTGTCGGCACCAATAATAGGAAAGCGTCAGTAAAATTTTATGATTCACTTTTTGATGGAACAGGATTTACTCAATTGTTTGCCGATGAAAGAATGACTTTTTGGCGGTGTGAGGAGTTTACTTTTTCCGTGGCTGAACCGTTTGATGGAGAAAAAGCAAGCAATGGAAATGGTACGATGGTCGGGTTTAAAGTTGAATCTATTGGTGAGGTGGAAAGACTTTATAAAAAAGCTATTGAACTTGGTGGTACCGGCGAAGGTGAGCCAAATAAAAGGGGGTCATATTTTTCTGCATATGTTAGGGACTTGGATAGCAATAAACTCTGTTTTTTTGAGTAG
- a CDS encoding YoaK family protein, producing MRHEAISSTQINIEYLLAFVAGFAEAVCILGLFGSFTTFITGTIVLAITDFASNNPNYITKSFILFSFILLQVFWIYLIRKLHLQKTNTATIMLFIETGLMLLFFLIGSYIGKLSSPYAANTFIISFFAIATMSLHSTIFFRVLNKRAPTHFMTGNSTNLFAAAFEMLDNFRADKNISDLPYPQASAKAKYYFGVIFGFIIGVVLGTIGYKIWGFPSLALPVVMTLFTALSTQQHGAPPTANS from the coding sequence ATGCGCCATGAAGCAATTTCTAGCACACAAATAAACATAGAGTATCTCCTGGCATTTGTTGCAGGCTTTGCAGAAGCTGTCTGCATTTTGGGTTTATTCGGGAGTTTTACAACCTTTATCACAGGCACAATTGTCCTCGCCATTACTGATTTTGCGAGCAACAACCCAAACTACATCACAAAATCTTTTATTCTTTTCTCCTTTATCCTTCTTCAAGTTTTCTGGATTTATCTCATTAGAAAACTGCATTTACAAAAAACAAATACCGCAACCATCATGCTCTTTATAGAGACTGGACTCATGCTTCTATTCTTTCTTATCGGCAGTTACATAGGAAAACTTTCATCTCCTTATGCCGCAAATACCTTTATCATTTCTTTTTTCGCAATTGCTACTATGTCACTTCACAGTACAATATTCTTCAGGGTGCTTAACAAAAGGGCTCCTACACACTTTATGACAGGAAATTCTACCAATCTTTTCGCTGCTGCTTTTGAAATGCTAGATAATTTCCGTGCAGATAAGAACATCAGTGATCTACCCTACCCTCAGGCTTCTGCTAAAGCCAAATATTATTTTGGGGTAATTTTTGGATTTATAATTGGTGTTGTTCTTGGCACTATTGGATATAAGATTTGGGGTTTCCCTTCTCTTGCACTACCGGTAGTAATGACATTATTCACAGCCCTGTCAACTCAACAGCATGGCGCCCCTCCCACAGCTAACTCTTAA
- a CDS encoding fatty acid desaturase family protein, with translation MNIPISKEELKPFLQRSDAKAWWIVVSAWLGIVGIFVLSALLPHWSTYIVAIFLLAGRQQALAAIMHEAGHKTLFATRAYNNFASKWLSSPFLLMDGDTYIKCHLKHHRKAGTDEDPDLKNYKDYPITKKSLARKFTRDFLGITGLKANLYLFLSGRDLLSRQKRVNYQLARGIFVNAIMLAVLWATGFPELYILWVIAYLTVYMAILRMRQIAEHAGVKDLYHLEPKYNTRSVPRGILGLLFVSPTEGLSYHCEHHAFMAVPTYNLRSLHKFLKTRGYYDDVEMADNYLGVLKQVLR, from the coding sequence ATGAATATTCCCATTAGTAAAGAAGAGCTCAAGCCGTTCCTACAACGAAGCGATGCCAAAGCCTGGTGGATAGTAGTGAGCGCATGGCTCGGTATAGTGGGTATTTTTGTTCTTTCAGCACTACTACCACATTGGTCAACATATATTGTTGCAATATTCTTGCTTGCAGGTCGACAACAAGCTTTAGCTGCAATTATGCACGAAGCTGGCCACAAAACACTTTTTGCTACCCGAGCTTATAATAATTTTGCTTCCAAGTGGCTATCTTCACCATTTTTGTTAATGGATGGTGACACATATATTAAGTGTCACTTAAAGCACCACCGGAAGGCCGGGACAGATGAAGACCCAGACCTAAAGAACTATAAAGATTACCCTATAACTAAGAAGAGCCTGGCAAGGAAATTCACTAGGGATTTTTTGGGGATTACAGGTTTAAAAGCAAATCTGTATCTATTCTTGAGCGGTCGGGATTTATTAAGCCGACAAAAAAGAGTTAATTATCAGCTAGCACGTGGCATTTTTGTCAACGCTATTATGCTGGCTGTATTGTGGGCCACCGGATTTCCTGAGCTATATATTTTATGGGTAATAGCCTATCTCACAGTATATATGGCCATTTTAAGAATGCGGCAAATCGCCGAGCATGCCGGTGTCAAAGACCTCTACCATTTGGAACCAAAATATAATACACGCTCAGTTCCACGAGGCATTTTAGGTTTGTTATTCGTCAGCCCTACGGAGGGCCTGAGTTATCACTGTGAGCATCATGCATTTATGGCAGTCCCAACTTACAACCTGCGATCATTACACAAATTTCTGAAAACTCGCGGCTACTATGATGATGTGGAAATGGCTGATAACTACCTAGGCGTCTTGAAGCAGGTGTTACGGTAG
- a CDS encoding acyltransferase family protein: MFGYRKEIDGLRFFAVAPVVLFHYYPDLLPLGYLGVDLFFVISGYLITQLIIRDVDEGSFNLVRFYIRRIRRILPAVLVVFSFVLISGLIFFISSDLINLSASLLTSLLFVSNIYFWRSGGYFGASDELKPLLHSWSLSVEEQFYLVFPCLLLLLTRLSKNKLFYIVLACLVILVSVGLNIFIVSIGGENPAFFLTPTRIWELAVGVLAALLASRRAQPDKNTHMLFSYLGFGMIMIGYLYLGSSIIPAVLVTAGAGLILYQSISSGSLLYWILTWPLVRFIGLISFSLYLWHWPVVSFIKYVSVDPPSNYVLMSGFLFTCLASFLTWRFVEIPFRKKYSDKFSMQFIGLLYILIFVSIALIYSFNGFPKRHPPLANNFSESISSNFRCGVREYFPFGASRACLVAGDNKRPYSTVLLGNSHAQMYGPAYVNALNSVGEKGLIIPLNNCLPTLKVNLSQDCLRKAKKNFEAIVSTEGIQRVVIAQSWHFKRYISSEGIVISRKVRQTLAEATISLASRLEKAGKIVYVLGPIQIPGYNFPSIQSRKLAMGVYNPEHFFVGIDQFNKDYLDIVNYLDSRLGDQLMLPHLILCPEDTCQFSDGEVSYFSDSHHLSPSGALLMTPLFDVIVKGT; the protein is encoded by the coding sequence ATGTTTGGATATAGAAAAGAAATTGACGGATTAAGATTCTTTGCTGTTGCTCCCGTAGTTTTATTTCACTATTACCCAGATTTATTGCCTTTGGGTTATTTAGGGGTGGATCTTTTCTTTGTGATCTCAGGGTATTTGATTACTCAGCTGATAATAAGAGATGTTGATGAAGGGAGTTTTAATTTAGTCCGATTTTACATTCGTCGGATTAGGAGAATTCTGCCAGCTGTATTGGTAGTATTCTCTTTTGTGCTTATTTCTGGCCTTATTTTTTTTATATCTTCAGATCTAATAAATTTGTCTGCTAGTTTATTAACAAGCTTGCTTTTTGTTTCTAATATTTACTTCTGGCGCTCAGGTGGTTATTTTGGAGCTAGTGATGAACTGAAACCTTTGTTACATTCTTGGTCCCTGAGCGTCGAGGAGCAATTTTATCTAGTTTTTCCTTGCTTACTATTGCTGCTAACCAGGTTGTCCAAAAATAAGCTTTTTTATATAGTTTTAGCTTGCTTAGTGATATTGGTTTCTGTTGGTCTAAATATATTCATTGTTTCTATCGGAGGTGAAAATCCTGCTTTTTTTCTGACTCCTACGCGCATCTGGGAGTTGGCAGTAGGGGTTTTAGCTGCTCTTTTAGCTTCTCGAAGAGCCCAGCCAGATAAAAACACACATATGCTGTTTTCTTACCTGGGTTTTGGGATGATCATGATCGGGTATTTATATCTCGGAAGCTCAATTATTCCAGCTGTTTTGGTAACGGCAGGAGCAGGATTAATATTATATCAGTCCATTAGTTCGGGAAGCCTGCTATATTGGATTTTAACCTGGCCATTGGTTCGATTTATAGGCCTTATTTCATTTTCCTTGTACTTGTGGCATTGGCCAGTTGTCTCTTTCATCAAATACGTTTCTGTGGATCCACCTAGTAATTATGTTTTGATGTCTGGGTTTCTATTTACATGCCTTGCCTCATTTTTGACTTGGAGGTTTGTTGAAATCCCATTTCGCAAAAAATATTCTGATAAATTTTCTATGCAATTTATTGGCCTGTTGTATATTTTGATCTTCGTGTCGATTGCACTAATTTATAGTTTTAATGGATTTCCAAAGCGCCATCCTCCACTGGCAAACAATTTTTCAGAGTCGATAAGTTCCAATTTTCGTTGCGGGGTTAGAGAATACTTCCCGTTTGGTGCCTCTAGAGCTTGTTTGGTTGCAGGTGATAATAAGCGGCCCTATTCAACAGTACTGTTGGGTAATTCTCATGCGCAAATGTATGGCCCGGCGTATGTTAATGCATTAAATAGTGTCGGTGAGAAAGGTCTTATTATCCCTTTAAATAACTGTTTGCCAACACTTAAAGTCAATCTCAGTCAAGATTGTTTGAGAAAAGCAAAAAAGAACTTTGAAGCTATTGTTTCTACTGAAGGAATACAGAGGGTAGTTATCGCACAAAGTTGGCACTTCAAAAGATATATTAGCTCTGAAGGTATCGTCATCAGCAGAAAGGTCAGGCAAACTTTGGCTGAGGCTACGATTAGCCTGGCCAGCCGATTGGAGAAGGCCGGCAAGATAGTCTATGTATTAGGGCCGATTCAAATACCTGGCTATAATTTTCCATCTATTCAGAGCCGAAAGTTAGCTATGGGGGTCTATAATCCAGAGCACTTCTTTGTGGGAATTGATCAATTTAATAAAGATTATCTCGATATTGTTAACTATCTAGATAGTAGATTGGGTGATCAGCTGATGTTACCTCACCTGATTCTATGCCCAGAAGATACCTGCCAATTTTCTGATGGCGAGGTTTCATACTTTAGCGATAGTCACCACTTGAGTCCGTCAGGGGCGTTACTTATGACCCCGTTGTTTGATGTGATAGTCAAAGGAACTTAG
- a CDS encoding GNAT family N-acetyltransferase, giving the protein MSIKYRQGTKADCHRIAELDYIASDGAVEYLFHDLIPGQSPLKLLCDGLEKDVYPYTFRSSIVAELGQNVIGVALSYPAHFHCITDDLRSFLPADRLERFHDFYSSRVAESYFLDAICVDESHRGFGIGSSLLKHTKEKASSEGYSKLSLIVFADNTRAVNFYEKQGFNVVKNIKLECHKLLSYDGGCLLMSVEI; this is encoded by the coding sequence ATGAGTATAAAATATAGACAGGGTACTAAAGCTGATTGTCATCGTATAGCAGAACTTGATTACATAGCTTCCGATGGTGCTGTTGAGTATCTTTTCCATGATTTAATCCCCGGTCAATCGCCTTTAAAGCTGCTTTGTGATGGATTGGAGAAGGATGTTTATCCGTATACTTTTCGTAGTTCTATTGTTGCCGAGCTCGGTCAAAATGTTATCGGGGTGGCACTGTCATATCCTGCACATTTCCACTGTATAACTGATGATTTAAGAAGCTTTTTACCTGCGGATCGTTTAGAAAGATTCCATGATTTTTACTCTAGCAGAGTTGCAGAAAGCTACTTCCTTGATGCTATATGCGTTGATGAATCGCACAGAGGATTTGGGATTGGAAGTTCGTTGCTGAAGCATACAAAAGAAAAAGCAAGTAGTGAAGGTTATAGTAAACTTAGTCTTATTGTATTTGCTGATAATACTCGAGCCGTCAATTTTTACGAAAAACAAGGTTTTAATGTGGTTAAAAATATTAAATTGGAGTGCCACAAATTACTTTCATATGATGGCGGCTGTTTACTAATGAGTGTTGAAATATAA
- a CDS encoding class I SAM-dependent methyltransferase has protein sequence MENLEQWTNFWLQGFPTSFAQVLPDSYIGATGNYWRSAVSSLNPGDKVLDIACGNGAVALLIADEALKNGKELEIHAADAAQIQPLSTNKNPKQLKALKKLRFHSKTPSENISSIGKNFNLITSQFGFEYSNTGKTAENIYLTLDSGGIFKAICHKTNSKPYSDCTDEVAAYELSKNKLDIPHKIKSLLSEFENTQTSHQLELNLKRVETQRKLGVLISSIESLIATHPRAAITAFIRNSTEAFLQRKLLSGKETKSQFVDFLETELKHAGRRSKDQLNAALSKEDIEKLLSKFSDLGMKTITLEEFYEEELCTGWRIEIQKP, from the coding sequence ATGGAAAATCTTGAACAATGGACTAACTTTTGGTTACAAGGCTTCCCCACCTCCTTTGCACAGGTACTTCCTGATAGTTATATCGGCGCAACTGGGAATTACTGGAGATCAGCAGTCTCTTCACTAAACCCTGGCGACAAAGTGTTGGATATTGCGTGCGGGAATGGCGCAGTTGCACTATTGATAGCTGATGAAGCTTTAAAAAATGGGAAAGAATTAGAGATTCATGCAGCAGATGCCGCTCAAATTCAACCTCTATCAACAAATAAAAATCCCAAGCAGCTTAAAGCACTTAAAAAATTAAGGTTCCATTCAAAAACACCATCAGAGAACATAAGTTCTATCGGGAAAAATTTTAACTTAATAACATCTCAATTTGGGTTCGAATACAGCAACACAGGAAAAACTGCTGAAAATATATACCTCACCTTGGATTCAGGAGGAATATTTAAAGCAATCTGCCATAAAACCAACTCTAAGCCATATTCAGATTGCACTGATGAAGTAGCGGCTTATGAATTGAGTAAAAATAAATTAGACATTCCACATAAAATAAAATCGCTTCTATCAGAATTTGAAAATACGCAAACCTCTCACCAGTTAGAATTAAACCTAAAACGGGTAGAAACACAAAGAAAACTAGGTGTATTAATCAGTTCCATTGAATCACTAATCGCCACTCATCCTCGTGCCGCCATTACAGCATTTATACGGAATTCTACCGAAGCTTTTTTGCAAAGAAAATTATTATCCGGCAAGGAAACAAAAAGTCAGTTTGTAGACTTTCTCGAAACGGAACTAAAACATGCAGGCAGGCGATCAAAGGACCAACTGAACGCAGCCTTAAGCAAAGAAGATATTGAGAAGCTACTTTCAAAATTTTCAGATTTAGGTATGAAAACTATAACGCTCGAAGAGTTTTATGAGGAAGAACTATGCACAGGTTGGCGCATAGAGATTCAAAAGCCATAA
- a CDS encoding PaaI family thioesterase, whose protein sequence is MNWQNKKQPPFNDHLGVTIDNWQEGHVAISVEIQPEHLNTLGVPHGGFITTLIDIAGSYCGLYCPHPNRRRRALTLSLTANFTGQAKTNQLTAIGKLTSTGRKIFYSYTEVYDSEGTLIATGQMTMRYRSGSETLEGECISDDLKEAVEGNKI, encoded by the coding sequence ATGAATTGGCAGAACAAGAAACAACCCCCGTTCAATGACCATCTAGGTGTAACCATAGATAATTGGCAGGAAGGCCATGTTGCAATCAGCGTGGAAATACAACCGGAACACCTGAATACCCTCGGTGTGCCCCACGGTGGTTTTATTACAACATTAATCGATATCGCTGGCTCTTACTGCGGCCTCTACTGCCCCCACCCCAACCGCCGTCGTAGAGCCCTTACACTGTCTTTAACAGCAAATTTCACCGGTCAGGCAAAGACTAATCAACTCACTGCGATAGGTAAGCTAACGAGTACTGGACGAAAGATATTCTATTCATATACAGAGGTATACGACAGTGAAGGGACTTTAATTGCTACCGGCCAAATGACTATGCGCTATCGTAGTGGCAGTGAAACTTTAGAAGGAGAGTGTATTTCGGATGACCTTAAAGAAGCAGTTGAAGGAAATAAAATTTAG
- a CDS encoding DMT family transporter, translating into MSRPDALVEVQTPPSQPLRTDIQNWKGIGFALATALVASTAAAASKWVSIAVPVPLITLSQYSICLILLTPWLVRQTPRHLTTQHWRTHLIRGFAGWLCFFTYFSALSKISLMEAGLLRNAAPIFVPLIAWLWARAQIPITHWLPILLGLMGITLILQPNVDGISSGHAFGLISGLTLAASMVGTRILSRTDRPSLILFYYVLISFACSLPLGIYYWEPIPLWTLPYLIFNGVSVLLAIWLYTKAYSYAKPSVVSPISYFGVVIAGLLGWLIWQHLPNTIALVGTLIVISAGLLTVYLSTQKTDCNGPS; encoded by the coding sequence ATGAGTAGGCCTGATGCCTTAGTCGAAGTACAAACCCCACCAAGTCAGCCACTCCGCACGGATATCCAAAACTGGAAGGGCATTGGTTTTGCATTGGCTACCGCGCTGGTAGCAAGTACAGCGGCCGCAGCCAGCAAATGGGTGTCTATCGCTGTCCCCGTGCCATTAATTACGCTCAGCCAATACAGTATCTGCCTGATACTGCTAACCCCATGGCTAGTGCGACAAACACCTCGACACCTTACCACCCAACACTGGAGAACCCACCTGATACGCGGTTTTGCAGGGTGGTTATGCTTTTTCACATATTTTTCTGCCCTAAGCAAAATTTCACTAATGGAAGCGGGGTTATTGCGTAATGCAGCTCCCATTTTTGTTCCCCTTATTGCCTGGCTTTGGGCTCGAGCACAGATCCCCATAACTCACTGGCTACCAATCTTACTGGGCTTAATGGGGATCACCTTGATTCTTCAACCCAACGTAGACGGTATTAGTAGCGGCCATGCCTTCGGCCTGATTTCTGGGCTTACCCTGGCTGCCTCTATGGTCGGAACACGAATTTTGTCCCGTACCGACCGGCCCAGCCTTATATTGTTTTACTACGTATTAATCTCGTTCGCGTGCAGCCTGCCCCTGGGTATCTATTATTGGGAACCAATACCTTTATGGACACTCCCCTATCTTATTTTTAACGGCGTCTCAGTACTCTTGGCTATCTGGCTCTACACCAAAGCATATAGCTATGCAAAACCCAGTGTGGTGTCGCCAATCAGTTACTTTGGTGTGGTTATTGCCGGACTTCTAGGTTGGCTCATTTGGCAGCACTTACCTAACACTATTGCACTTGTGGGGACGCTGATTGTTATCAGTGCAGGATTGCTCACAGTCTACCTATCAACTCAGAAAACAGATTGTAACGGCCCATCATAA